The window TCACGTCAATGATGCGCTTGCCGGAGTCGGGGTTGTGCTGACTGGGAAAGGGGCCACGGTCATTTACTCGGACGATGATCGATCGTCCGTTCTCGATGTTCGTGACCTGCACGTGAGTCGGGAGCGGCAAATACTTATGGGCTGCCGTCAGCGCTCTGGGGTTGAACAGCTCGCCGTTGGCCGTCATAGAGCCTCCTGGTTGCCGCTTCGTTTCTTCCCCATACCACGAGGCCAATCCCGTTTCTTCGTAGGTCTGTGCACTGGCCACGGTCATTGGAGTATAGCGGGAACCCTTGACGGTATAGGGAGCTGTTTTCACACGTCCTAATCGAATCGCTTCTGTGACCGGGAGGCCGTCGATGGTTT is drawn from Nitrospira sp. and contains these coding sequences:
- a CDS encoding septal ring lytic transglycosylase RlpA family protein; amino-acid sequence: MIPLWLLTISMIALTSCSVLKTTGSTIKTGYRIVKGTIKGTLWVVRGTYQFTKETTKLVYQIGKFTFEVVRAPLDYPLVREDLQTIDGLPVTEAIRLGRVKTAPYTVKGSRYTPMTVASAQTYEETGLASWYGEETKRQPGGSMTANGELFNPRALTAAHKYLPLPTHVQVTNIENGRSIIVRVNDRGPFPSQHNPDSGKRIIDVSRGAAEQLGFVEQGIARVHVETIQLEEE